A single Candidatus Hydrogenedentota bacterium DNA region contains:
- a CDS encoding DUF2271 domain-containing protein — MFHLGIARSALLALAIASHAAHAGVYTYHHENVLGTYLELSVKADSDAAAVEAEARVLAEIDRLAGILSRHDGESEFRRWQARGGFATAVSTDLLAVLRACDDWRARTGGAFDPAAGALTNLWDAAARVARTPSREEIADARDQMAAGRWRLDPVSGRAAPGLEGAATLDGLAKGYIIDRACEAALAGGAASGVLVNIGGDLRAAGTLQTEAAIANPFDTGEGAPPIGRAALLDGAMATSGGYHRFMEIAGRRYSHIVDPRTGMPAERVASATVIAPSAADADALATALNVLSPEEGTALVERVDGAASLVIGMDGSVTRSAGWRGPAPDRVRLAANGPAAAPAVDTWGARFSLNVDFELANPETDGRYRRPYVGIWVCDHEGFPVRTLLLWRQKGGLRWLSSLREWCRDDQIRAFVDETDLIETVSRSTRPPGKYNVSWDGLDDAGKPVPFGTYTLYIEASREHGTHQVMRAEIELGPEAFTKELDGNVEINGARIDYGPRGAGK, encoded by the coding sequence GTGTTTCATCTGGGAATCGCGCGGAGCGCGTTGCTCGCCCTGGCGATCGCGTCGCACGCGGCGCACGCCGGCGTGTATACCTATCACCACGAAAATGTGCTCGGCACGTATCTGGAGCTTTCAGTCAAGGCAGACAGCGATGCCGCGGCCGTCGAGGCGGAAGCGCGGGTGCTCGCCGAGATCGATCGCCTGGCCGGCATCCTGAGCCGCCACGACGGCGAAAGCGAATTTCGCCGGTGGCAGGCGCGCGGCGGATTCGCCACCGCCGTTTCAACCGATCTGCTGGCGGTGTTGCGGGCCTGCGACGATTGGCGCGCGCGCACGGGCGGCGCCTTCGATCCGGCCGCGGGCGCCCTGACCAACCTCTGGGACGCCGCGGCGCGCGTTGCGCGCACACCGTCGCGGGAAGAAATCGCCGACGCCCGCGACCAGATGGCGGCGGGCCGCTGGCGGCTCGATCCCGTTTCGGGTAGGGCGGCGCCGGGCCTGGAAGGGGCCGCCACGCTCGACGGGCTCGCGAAGGGCTACATCATCGACCGCGCCTGCGAGGCCGCGCTGGCGGGCGGCGCGGCCAGCGGTGTCCTGGTGAATATCGGCGGTGATCTCCGCGCGGCCGGCACGCTTCAGACCGAGGCGGCCATCGCAAATCCCTTCGACACCGGCGAAGGCGCCCCCCCGATCGGGCGGGCGGCGCTCCTGGACGGCGCCATGGCCACCAGCGGCGGCTACCATCGCTTCATGGAAATCGCGGGGCGGCGCTACTCGCATATCGTCGACCCGCGGACCGGCATGCCCGCCGAACGCGTGGCCAGCGCCACCGTCATCGCGCCCAGCGCCGCGGACGCCGACGCCCTCGCCACCGCGCTGAACGTACTCTCGCCCGAGGAGGGGACCGCGCTCGTGGAGCGCGTGGACGGCGCCGCCAGCCTGGTTATTGGCATGGACGGATCCGTCACGCGGAGCGCCGGCTGGCGCGGGCCCGCTCCGGACCGCGTCCGCCTGGCCGCGAACGGCCCCGCGGCGGCGCCCGCGGTGGATACCTGGGGCGCCCGGTTCTCGCTGAACGTGGATTTCGAACTGGCGAACCCCGAGACCGATGGCCGCTACCGACGCCCCTACGTGGGTATCTGGGTGTGCGATCACGAGGGCTTCCCCGTCCGCACCCTGCTGCTCTGGCGGCAGAAAGGCGGGCTCCGCTGGCTCTCCAGCCTGCGCGAGTGGTGCCGGGACGACCAGATCCGGGCCTTTGTCGATGAGACGGACCTGATCGAAACCGTCTCCCGGTCAACGCGACCGCCGGGGAAATACAACGTCTCCTGGGACGGCCTCGACGACGCCGGCAAGCCCGTGCCCTTCGGAACCTACACCCTGTACATCGAGGCCTCGCGCGAGCACGGCACCCACCAGGTAATGCGGGCGGAAATCGAACTGGGACCGGAAGCATTTACGAAGGAATTGGATGGCAATGTTGAAATCAACGGCGCACGCATCGACTACGGCCCCCGCGGCGCCGGCAAGTAA
- a CDS encoding PepSY-associated TM helix domain-containing protein, producing MLKSTAHASTTAPAAPASNGGAAIPASRNGTKREARPARGRLAKAIRWLHTYVSMFGLLSVLFFSITGITLNHPDWFFDGAQSLRYEEGQVDRAWLGGPEGDDAEADPSGVARLEIVEHLRAAHGIRGALAEFTADEFECTVAFKGPGYSADAYIDRETGAYTLTESYAGFVAVMNDLHKGRDSGAGWKWLIDISAAVLALASATGLLLMIFIKKRRRSGLITAGVGGALLLLVYFVFVP from the coding sequence ATGTTGAAATCAACGGCGCACGCATCGACTACGGCCCCCGCGGCGCCGGCAAGTAACGGGGGCGCGGCGATCCCCGCGTCCCGGAATGGCACGAAGAGGGAAGCCCGGCCCGCGCGCGGGCGCCTCGCCAAAGCGATCCGCTGGCTTCATACCTACGTGTCCATGTTCGGCCTGCTTTCCGTGCTCTTCTTCAGCATTACCGGCATCACGCTCAACCACCCCGACTGGTTTTTCGACGGCGCGCAGTCGCTCCGTTACGAGGAAGGCCAGGTGGACCGCGCGTGGCTGGGCGGGCCGGAGGGCGACGACGCCGAGGCGGATCCGAGCGGCGTGGCGCGCCTGGAGATCGTGGAGCACCTGCGCGCCGCCCACGGAATCCGCGGCGCGCTGGCGGAATTCACCGCCGATGAATTCGAATGTACCGTCGCCTTCAAGGGGCCGGGATACAGCGCCGACGCCTACATCGATCGGGAGACGGGGGCGTACACCCTCACCGAAAGCTACGCGGGATTCGTGGCCGTCATGAACGACCTCCACAAGGGCCGCGACTCGGGCGCGGGCTGGAAATGGCTCATCGATATCTCCGCGGCGGTGCTCGCGCTCGCCTCCGCAACGGGTCTCCTGCTGATGATCTTCATCAAGAAGCGCCGCCGCTCCGGCCTCATCACCGCCGGCGTCGGCGGAGCCCTCCTGCTGCTCGTGTATTTCGTTTTTGTGCCGTAG
- a CDS encoding DUF1559 domain-containing protein, which translates to MRRRGFTLIELLVVIAIIGILAAILLPALARTREAARRASCQNNLKQMGLVFKMYASESKGGSWPGVTCNHFPVYNCDTMEPWLDAAGDPVYGGRLYLWTPRVDKLYPEYLTDQAILLCPSNVRVDADMLKNPTTGAWEGHVGCSTTNDPWTSLLPGRGAGLTDYNYWYTGYVLDRTNVDDAHVAYSATNPVQVPAQLKGAYFGNIYRTHGVLNPADRETDQPMDFTAHPALGQFLGHGNAGGNTLLNLREGVERFMITDINNPGASNLAQSSVFVYMDVASTRVDEFNHIPGGSNVLYMDGHVEFQRYPGEAPVSEGSAYMMSTKYDRF; encoded by the coding sequence ATGAGGAGAAGAGGATTCACCCTGATCGAGCTGCTGGTGGTCATCGCCATCATCGGCATCCTGGCGGCTATCCTGCTTCCGGCTTTGGCCCGGACCCGGGAGGCGGCGCGCCGCGCAAGCTGCCAGAACAATCTCAAACAGATGGGGCTGGTGTTCAAGATGTACGCCAGCGAATCGAAAGGCGGCAGCTGGCCCGGCGTGACCTGCAATCACTTCCCCGTCTATAACTGCGACACCATGGAGCCGTGGCTGGACGCGGCGGGCGACCCGGTGTATGGCGGGCGTCTATACCTCTGGACGCCGCGCGTTGACAAGCTCTATCCGGAGTATTTGACCGACCAGGCGATCCTCTTGTGCCCTTCGAACGTCCGGGTGGATGCCGACATGCTCAAGAATCCGACGACCGGCGCCTGGGAGGGGCATGTGGGGTGCTCGACCACCAACGACCCGTGGACGTCGCTGCTGCCGGGGCGCGGGGCAGGGCTGACGGACTACAATTACTGGTACACGGGCTATGTACTGGATCGGACCAACGTGGACGATGCCCACGTGGCGTATTCGGCGACCAACCCCGTTCAGGTGCCCGCGCAGCTGAAGGGGGCCTACTTCGGCAACATCTACCGCACGCACGGTGTGCTTAATCCCGCGGATCGCGAAACCGACCAGCCGATGGACTTCACGGCGCACCCGGCGCTGGGGCAATTCCTGGGCCATGGGAACGCCGGCGGCAACACGCTGCTCAACCTGCGCGAGGGCGTCGAGCGGTTTATGATTACGGACATCAACAATCCCGGCGCGAGCAACCTGGCCCAGAGTTCCGTCTTCGTGTACATGGACGTGGCCAGCACCCGGGTCGACGAATTCAACCACATTCCCGGCGGTTCCAACGTGCTGTACATGGACGGCCACGTCGAATTCCAGCGCTACCCGGGCGAGGCGCCGGTCAGCGAGGGTTCGGCGTACATGATGTCCACCAAATACGACCGTTTCTAA